The genomic DNA ATGGAATACTCGTATTTAAATTACATGTGAAGTACAGTACCTGATCGTCTGATTTACTTCTGAAGTAATCAAGTATTGTTCTCGTACGCTCGCTGTCGAAATGGACGAATGCATCGTCGATAATAATCGGCAGCTGGTAGTAGCCTTTCAATGCCCTGATGAGGCTGAGACGCAGGCTGATGTACAGCATTTCCTTCGTCGACTGTGACAGTTCAAGAGGATGGAAGACCTGCCCGTTTTTATGTTTAACGAAAATACCTTCGTCACTGTAAATGACATTAATATAACGGCCCTTCGTTACAAATTCAAACGTTTCTCTCGCCTCTTCTATTACTATCGGCAGACGTTCATCCTTAATCGCCTTAATATGCGTTTCAATGAGGATGCGGATATATGTTAATGACATATATTCTTCCGCCAGACTCTGCACTACGCCTTTACGCATACCGTAAAGGTGGTTCAGCTCACTGAGCTTGCCGTCGCTTTCAAGTAGCTTGATTTCATTGTTGATTTCAACAAGTGCCTGCTGTTCTCCCTGAATCTGTCCGTTCAGATTATCAATCTGCTCGTTGATGTTCTCTTCATCAGTTTTTAAGTCAGCAAGCAGACGGCCGGACAGTTCATTTCTAATGTCGTAATCGAAATGTTCCTCGTCCAGTTTATCGCTCAGCTCTTTAAAGCGGCTGACGTTCTCAGTGTATTCACTGTGTTTCCGTGCATAGTAATAGTATTCTTCTTCATCATCCGCATCGACGTAATCGAGCAGCTGATTCAGTTCGCGCTGCGATGATGCATTGCGCTCTTCCAGTACGGTAATTTCATTTTCCAGAAGGTCAGCCTGTTCGCGGAGACGGTAGTACATCGACTCGTCCTTTTGCAGTTTAGCTGCCAGCTGCCCCGCTTCATGGAATATTGACGTCTTGTTGTAATGAATACCGAACGCGCTTACTTCCTCGCTGACACGTGTATCAAAATCATTCAGTCTCTGTGTAATATTATCGAGTTCCTGCTGTTCACGGTTAATTTGATGACGCTTTTGTTTAATCTGGCGGATTGTGTAAATCGCATCGACAATATATTTATCTTCAAGCTCCGGATTTACTTTTAATTTCTGTTTCACTTCTGCCAGCTGAACATTCAAATGATCCTGATTCGCTTCGTTAACGGACAGCGTTTCTTTCAGGTCATCAAGCTTAACAGAAAACGAGTTGCGCTTCGCGCGCAGACTCTTCAGTTCCTGTCGCAGGTCTTTTGCATCGTCGATGTCGAAATCGATATTGTACTCTTCTTTAAGCGTATTAATATCGTTCTGCAGCGATTCGACTTCCTGCTGATAATCGGTCTTCAGCGTGTCCTGCTCCCTGTTATTTGTAATCACAAGGATAAAGAGCGCAGCCGCTCCGACAGCAAGTCCGAGCCCGCCGTACAGATAGCTGTTGTTAATAATAAACATCACACCGATTGCTATCGCAATTACACTGATTGTTATAATCAGTGCTGCCTGCCAGTTTTTCACTCTGTCACGTTCGCGTTTTTCGCGTTCGTAATCTTTTTCAATCAGCTGGTACATGCGTTTTTTCTCGACGAGTTCAAACTCGCGGTCCAGCACTTCGCGTTTTTTCTTCATGCGGATATCATCGATCTGGTTTTTCTCAGACTCTTCGATTTCCGCATCGAGTTGTTTAATATCCGCTCTCAGATGGTCGATTTCACGGATTAAATACTGTTCTTCCAGCATTATCTCATCGTATTTCGACAGCAGTGACTGGACCGATTCACGGACGATGTTCGAATCATCAACATCCGGATGCTCCTCCTGCCAGCCGATATCTTTCTGCAGATTCATAATCTCATTTTCGAGATTTGCCGTGGAGTTTTTTAAGCGCACTACTTCAAGGTTCTGCTGTTTAATTTCCGGCTCATCTTTCTGCAGTGCTTCAAGATAGCTGACCATCGCTTTATCCGGCAGTTTAACGTGCTGGATTTCAGCAATCAGCGACTTCAGTTTCTCCTGGCGGAGACCAATATCCCTTGCAGACTGTTTAACGTGGTTATACAGCGACTCATAGCGCTCAATCCCACGTTCCGGGAAAGTGACCGGTTC from Jeotgalicoccus saudimassiliensis includes the following:
- a CDS encoding ATP-binding protein, with amino-acid sequence MKILSVNIYGYGKIIKQEFNTNQDFLQIFGENEAGKSTMMSFIHSVLFGFPTKKEQEPRREPRMHNLYGGKLTVQFKDEPEPVEIERLKGKVQGDLKVYFKDGTTKGEEWLAKKMNYIDKRTYRSIFSFDVLGLQDIHKNMTEDKLQEYLLRAGALGSHEYDEMLSAIDKELKTLYKRNGINPVINTELQDLNELSDKIRGLEKHEDDYKTLINDQVKTLESLNAKKHAMHQMEMIRKQKMKEVMYHKDIKDWKQLESKLNIEPVTFPERGIERYESLYNHVKQSARDIGLRQEKLKSLIAEIQHVKLPDKAMVSYLEALQKDEPEIKQQNLEVVRLKNSTANLENEIMNLQKDIGWQEEHPDVDDSNIVRESVQSLLSKYDEIMLEEQYLIREIDHLRADIKQLDAEIEESEKNQIDDIRMKKKREVLDREFELVEKKRMYQLIEKDYEREKRERDRVKNWQAALIITISVIAIAIGVMFIINNSYLYGGLGLAVGAAALFILVITNNREQDTLKTDYQQEVESLQNDINTLKEEYNIDFDIDDAKDLRQELKSLRAKRNSFSVKLDDLKETLSVNEANQDHLNVQLAEVKQKLKVNPELEDKYIVDAIYTIRQIKQKRHQINREQQELDNITQRLNDFDTRVSEEVSAFGIHYNKTSIFHEAGQLAAKLQKDESMYYRLREQADLLENEITVLEERNASSQRELNQLLDYVDADDEEEYYYYARKHSEYTENVSRFKELSDKLDEEHFDYDIRNELSGRLLADLKTDEENINEQIDNLNGQIQGEQQALVEINNEIKLLESDGKLSELNHLYGMRKGVVQSLAEEYMSLTYIRILIETHIKAIKDERLPIVIEEARETFEFVTKGRYINVIYSDEGIFVKHKNGQVFHPLELSQSTKEMLYISLRLSLIRALKGYYQLPIIIDDAFVHFDSERTRTILDYFRSKSDDQVLYFTCNLNTSIPSAQTIKLKEKTK